Part of the Methanolobus chelungpuianus genome is shown below.
CTAATCTGATGGGCCCCCCCAGGATCTTCAGTCCCGGAGCTGCGCTGAATATGCTCTCGATCTCTCCCGGGCTGATGGGTGTTGACCTGAGGTATTTTCCGGGAACTGTCATCCCGGCTATGATGATCACGATGTCTGCTCTTCTGATCAGTTCTGCGGCGCTGCGGGGATCTGCCCTGACGGAGTCGATTGTGAAGTACCTGATCCCCCTCTCTTCAAGTCTCCGTTCCCGGAGAGCTCCTGCTATATATCTGATATACGGGGAAATGTAGGGAGGAACCCCGAAGCATGCAGGCTCGTCCACATACCCGTCAATGATCACTGCGTTGGTTATTGTCATGTTTTCCCTGATGGCCGGATAGTTAAAAATATAGGCGATTATCTATATTTCTATGTATATCTTCTATAGGTTCTGCAATATCATTCTGCAGTATTATCCTGTCAAGACTTTATGCCGATTGTCCTTTGCTTTGATCATATTTAGATTATTAAGCCTTGCCCCGGCTTCTGTAGATCCTGATAGTTAATTGGCCTTATCTATTGTTCACAGCCGGATAATGATGCATGTTGTCTTACTTTTCATGCTGTTGTGTGCATATGATATCATGTATGAATGTTTCTTACTCAGCAGTTCATGCATAACTGTATGAGTTCTTCATATTCCTCTGCTTGCAAAGGGATTTTATGATATGTATGTTCCCTGCATCAACAGCCCATATGTATCCTATGTGACACGGCAGGATGCGGGTGTGCACATACTTGTTATATATTCCCTTTCCTATTACTATAATATTTCAGATACCATGCAAAAAGAGGTTTTCCAATGAGAAGTGACAAGACTAAGAAAGGATTCGAGCGTGCGCCAAACCGCTCACTTTTGAAAGCCACCGGACTGACCGATTCTGAAATGGAGAAACCGTTCATAGCAGTGGTCAACTCCTGGAATGAGCTGATCCCGGGGCACATCCACCTTGATAAGGTTGCAGAAGCTGTGAAGGCAGGTATAAGAACTGCCGGAGGCGTTCCTTTCGAGTTCCACACCATTGGCATATGCGATGGGATAGCAATGGGCCATGAGGGGATGAAATACTCCCTGCCAAGCCGTGAGGCCATTGAGGATTCCATAGAGCTTGTCCTTCAGGGGCACCAGCTTGACGGCATGGTAATGATAACTGCGTGTGACAAGATAACTCCTGGTCACCTCATGGCGGCAGGCAATCTCAACATCCCTGCCATAGTGGTGACCGGCGGGCCCATGGCCCCCGGCTATGTTGATGACGGGTACAGGGACCTTATCTCGGTTTTCGAAGGCGTGGGCGAGTGCCAGGCATCCAAGCTTTCCGAGGAAAAGCTGAAACTGCTGGAGGACTGCTCATGCTCAGGCGCAGGTTCCTGCGCTGGCATGTACACTGCCAATACCATGGCCTGCATGACGGAGGCCCTGGGCCTGAGCCTGCCCGGATGTGCCACCGCCCATGCTGTCGATGCGAAGAAGATCCGTATTGCAAAAGAATCCGGTGAGCGCATTGTCTCAATGGTGCATGAGAACCTCACTCCGAGGAAGCTGGTCACTCCTGAGTCCTTCGAGAATGCCATCATGGTCGACCTGGCAATAGGCGGCAGTACGAACACAACCCTTCACCTGCCCGCAGTTGCACATGCCTTCGGTCTTCAACTAACCCTGGATACTTTCGACAGACTGAGCAGGACTACGCCACATATAATCTCCCTCAAGCCCGGGGGCGTGCACTACATGCTTGACTTTGAGCGTGCAGGTGGCATACAGGCTATCATGCAGCGCCTGAGGTCAAAGCTGCACCTTGACCAGATGACAGTCAATGGCAAGACCGTTGGTGAGAACATCGATGAGCTCTGTATCGTGAACCCTAAGCTCCATGCGGAGGTCATAAGCACACTTGAAGCACCTATCCATAAGGAGGGTGGTATTGCGGTACTGAAAGGCAGCCTTGCTCCTGATGGCGCGGTTGTCAAGCAGGCAGCTGTGAGTCCCAAGATGCTAAAACACAGGGGTCCGGCCCGGGTGTTCAACAGTGAAGAGGACGCGATGCAGGCTATCCTTAAAGGTAATATCGTCTCAGGTGATGTTGTTGTCATAAGGTACGAGGGTCCCAAGGGTGGTCCGGGAATGCGCGAGATGCTGTCCCCGACATCAGCCATAGCTGGCATGGGGCTTATCGAGTCTGTTGCGCTGGTGACCGACGGCAGGTTCTCCGGAGGCACGAGAGGGCCATGTATAGGACATGTTTCCCCTGAGGCACAGGAAGGTGGCCCAATAGGCCTTGTACATGAAGGTGACATCATAGAGATAGACATCCCGGAAAGAAAGCTTGACCTGAAAGTATCTCCTGAAGAGCTTGCCAGGAGAAAGGCAACATTCGTACCACTGGAAAAACCCGTTACCGGCTATCTCGCAAGGTACAGAAGGTTTGTAAGTTCCGCAAGCAAGGGTGCCATAATCGAATAAGCCGAAAGGACTGATGTCCTTTCACTTTCCAGCACATATGCTGTCTGGAATAATTATTTTTAATTTGACCGGCTAAATTACTCTTATGGAAAGAACAGGCTTATGCTCTATATGCGGCAGGCCGGCGCAGATGCATACCTGCATGCTGTGCGGACGGTTGGTCTGTGCCCGATGTTATGACCACTCGCGCAATGAGTGCATCAGATGTATGACGGTGCCGGTGTCCTCCAGGGAATTCATGGAACGAACCTGCCTTTGAGCTCACGGACGTACGAGATATTGCTCTCCGCTATCCGCATTTACCACAAGTACTCCTGCTGACACAAGTTCACTTATCTTCGCCTCTATCTCATTGTCAGAGAACTGTTTTGATACGAGGCTCTTGATTATGCTTCTCTTGACCTTCGCACCGCGCGGCATATACATGAGTATATTGCCCTCGAGCTTTCCGGGTTTTGCGTTCTTCCCGGAGGGCTGGTTAATGGGGCTGTCCACCACAGGCTGCCTTTGCTGCTGCTGGAAAGGTGGCACTGCAGCAGGCTGGATCTGCTTAAAGGGAGGGACCTGTGCATTTGTCACTGTTTCAGGTATCGGAGGTGCAATGAAAGGCGGCATCTTCTCTGTTTTTGCCGGCCCGGGCATATCGTGCAGTCTGAATAAGGGCTGGCCTGCTCCAGTGGGATCAGCTGCCTGTCCTGGAATATTGAACGCAGGCATTGCCAGCATCATCTCTTCGGCGTCTTCTGGAAGCCCCGGTCGGCTTCCGGGTTTTTCCGTGATTAACTCCCTTCGTTCATTCGTGAAATTATCGCCAGGAGCTTCGAACTCCGGCATCACGAATCCTGTTTCAGGGCCCGGCATTGGCTGTGGATTGATTTCCGGGATGATGAAGCCTGTTACGCTTTCAGGGCTTGCATGTTGCTTGAACTGCGGCATTACCAGCTCTTGCTCCTTTGTCGGGTGCTGTCCGAACGCAGGCATCACCAAGGCATGTTCAGCCATCTTTTTCTCCTGCCGGTCAAATAAGGGCATTTGTGGAACCTGTTCGTCTATCCCGTTAATATCATTGTTGAAGGAGGGAGTCGCCTGGCTATGTTCGCTGACAGGAACTACATGCTGGTTGGGATCACGCATTACCAGATCATGATTATTTGCAGCCATGGGCTGTTGCCCGAAAGCTGGCGGTGCGGATGCACTTTTACCCAGGGGGATCACATGCAGATTAGAATCCGGTATGAATGGCACTGCCTCACTATCATGGGCCTTATGCAGCTCGGGATCCTGCACAATTGAACTTGGTCCGCTTTGCGGGGTCCCATGCCTGTCGGGCTGCGGTCTTGCCTGGGCCGGCTCACTAAGATCAGCGGGCTGCCGGTCTGGTTCAGGTGTCATGGCCGGCTGGCTTTGGGGCATGTTCTGTTCTTTCATATCATTTGCCGGTGTATGTGATCCGGTTGAGTGATCGGCCTGCAGGTCGCATTCAAAGGCCTCCCGGACGATATAGCCAGCCGGAGTTTCGTGGGCCATATAGTCGGGAATTATGATGTTCTCACAGACAGAAGGCATTGGCTCCTGCCGGAGTTCCGGTGTTTCCACGGGCAAGTTTGTCGGTACCTGCACAGAAGAGTGCAAAGACGACCGTGTGTCCATTTCCACATGCAGGAGCTCAGGTGCAGTTACACGGGTGATCTCCGTTGTGCATTTTTCCGCATCCAGGGGAATTATTATGGGGCATGCGGCTTCGTTTGCAACCTGTGCGAGGGGCCTGTCCTTATAGGAGATCAGTGAACCCGATGCAAGGAGCTCTGCTGTTGATTCAGGGCCGGAGCACGCAACTACTTTTCCATTTAGATGCTTCTCTATCTCGCCTAGTTTTAAGAATAGCTCGTCCACGCTTCCTTTAAGTACATTGATGTCCGGTACCCATGGTCCGGTTGTGGCATTCGGTGCATCTTCAAGCATCTCCAATTCTCTTTCCAGCAATTTTCTGATGAACAGGCTCTTATTGTCTATCCTGTCCAGTTTCTCGAAAAGCTCATCAGACATGCTAATGGTCAGGCGTTTCATTGCAATCTCCCGGTGTGTTACGTATATGTGGAATCATATCTTTGTATGCAAACATCATACATATATAGGTAACGAAAATATATTTTAGAAGAATCGGAGAATGTAACATTTGCTGTATGTTGTATATTTAAAAATGAGAATAATAGAAAATGTCTATTTAAATATAGATAACTGCATGCTTGTCCGGATGATCGGGCCTGCATCACATTTTCTTCTTGCAGTCCGGGCATGCTCTTCCCCGGGTAGTCTGGATAAAGGAATGCTTTGGCGTGATACACCTGCACAGGGGACAGAGTTCGTTCGTCCTGAATATTTTCTCCACTGCCTGCAGGTCTGCCTCATAGATGTGCGTGTCCCAGCCGGTGGCGATAAGGGAACTTATCTCATAGGGAAGGTTCTGCTCCCTGAACACTTTCTTGAAGCCCTCCACTATTGCCGGTATATTTGCGGGGAAACCTCCGAAGGCGTCCCAGGAACGGTACAGGATATATAACCTGACCTGCTTTTCATCGAGCAGCTCCACCTTATAGGCTATCCAGCAGGGCTGGTCCTCGAACTTGGGAATATGGACCTCATTTTCCCAGAGCACTCCCACATGCCTCCTGGAACCCGGGCGCATGTTGGCAACGTTTGTGTTCAGGGTATCATAAGCTGCCTTCCCATACCTGAAAAGTTGCTTTGCATAGCAGTAATCGAACTTCCTCTTGTCGTCCTCAGGAAGTGAGATATACCAGTCAGCATACTCCTCAGTCAGTTCTTCCTTGTACTTGGTGATAAGATTCTCGCCGAAAGGAACTGCCTGATTCACCTGGTTGTTGTTCACGTCCTCTATGTATATGGTTGCATGGACCCTTTTCGTAGTGGATTTGTAATCCGGTTTGTGTAGCTCTCCTTTCTGATATATCTCGTATATGAGTTGCGACCATGCGGAAGAAATGCTTTTTGCCTTTATCAGTACAGCTTCCATTTTCATCATTCCATGTATGCGGGCTTGCCTTGCGGTGAAGAACCTGAATTGACTCTGAAATGTGGTTCCCTAATCACAAGGCATTCAGGGTTAATATAATTATCACTGTGGCAAAGAGAGTGCACGCTCAGTTCTGCTTTACAGCTGTCTAATTCCTGCCCACGAGCGCACTGGCAAGCATTATGGCCTTTGTGTAGTGTCCTCCTACCCTGGAAGTATCCACGAACACATGCCTGTCCATGAGAACGGGCGCTCCCATGCCATCTCCGCCTCCGAGGAAGACCAGTGTCCTGAATATGAGGTTACCGGATATGCCGTCCGGCGCAAGGATGAAATTCGCCTCCTTTATGGCGTCCTCGATAAGTATGGTGTAGTGCTTTGCACTGATACCTTCTTCCCTTATCCTGTTCACGATGAAATCGCCCTCTGCAAGGGTTTGGTCTACACGGGGATCTCTTCCGAGGTCGCCCATCCTGCCACCGGAAAGTACGCCCACCACCGGCTCGATCCCGAACCTGCGTATATGCTCGACCCCTAGACGGATAAATGCTATCTTGTCCGCCAGGTCGTTCCCTTCATCTATTCCTACGGGTGCTATGAAGAAAGGTTTTCCTTCGCTAGTCTTGAGCAGTGCTATACGATGGAGCTTATCCTGATCGAGTATCCTTTTGAGATGGGAGAGGGTGCCGGAAGCTTTTGCAGTGCCTCTTACCGCAGCATCAACGTATCCGGACTTCAAAAGGTCTCCAAGCACTATCTCCGGCTCGTTGGTGCCGACGATCTCGAGGTCCGTGCCAATTGATTCGATCTCTCTCTTGTCCCCTACGAGGACCACATGGGCATATCCTGCATCATGGGCGTCCTTTGCGCTCTTCAGCATTTTTGAGGTGGGGTCTCTGACGCCTATGGCAACCCGTGCTCTGTTCTGCAGAGCCCTTTGCTCTATGACTCCCAGCAGGTCTCCTGTTTTTTCCGGTCCCATGTCTAAATACCTACCATTAGTGATATCAATCAGAACAGACAAAGATGTGCAAACCTTAATTAGTTTTCCCGGATATCCGGTGATGATCATCTATGACTGTGCAGATGGAATGGGCAGAAAAATACAGGCCAGGAACACTCTCTGACGTGGTGGGCCATAAGAAACCGATCGAAGACTTGCGTAAGTGGGGTGACAGCTGGGTACATGGTACTCCTGAAGTAAAGGCTGTTATCCTTCACGGCCAGGCAGGCATCGGTAAGACTTCGTCAGCTCATGCCATGGCTGCGGATTACGGCTGGGAGGTCATAGAGCTTAACGCCAGTGACCAGAGGACCGCAGGGGTGATCGAGAAGGTCGCAGGCTCGGCATCTCAGATGCGCACACTGACCGGTATGTCGGGAAGAAGACTCATCATCCTTGACGAAGCTGACAACCTGCACGGCACCAGTGACAGCGGAGGAGCACGCGCGATCATCGATGTGATAAAGAACACCAGCCAGCCTATCATACTCATAGCCAATGACATCTACGGGATATCCTCTACCCTGCGCGCACTCTGTCTTGAGATTAAGTTCCCGGCCATCCAGGCGCGTTCCATGATCCCTGCGCTCAGGGAGATAGCAAAAGCCGAAGGGCTCGTGTGCGGAGTAGGTATGCTGGAGAAGATCGCTGAGAATGCAGATGGTGATTTCAGGAGTGCTGTCAACGACCTGCAGGCAGTGTCCATGGGTCGCACTGAGATCCGTCTTGAGGATATTTCCACCGCTGAGCGCGATAACAAGGAATCTGTCTTCAGGGTGGTGGGAAAGATCTTCAGAGGCAAGAGCGTCAAGTCTGCTCTGGAAGCCAGTTACACCCTGGATGAGACCCCTGAGGATCTCATCCAGTGGATAGACGAGAACCTGCCGCAGCAATATAAGGACAAGGATGAGGAAAAGATCACTCCTGATATTGTGGAGGCCTATGGATATCTATCCCGGGCTGACCGTTTCCTTGGGCGTGTGCGCAGGCGGCAGAACTACAGGATGTGGCGCTACGCCAGCATGCTTATGACCGGCGGGACCGTGGTATCCAAGTCCCGGCTAAGGGGTGGCGGCTTTGAGAAATATCAGCCTCCTTCCCTGTGGAGGAGAATGGGGCAGATCCGTTCCAGGCGTAACATGAGGGACAACATCGCCTCCAAGATCGGGGCACACAGCCATGAGTCCATGCGCTATTCCCGTACCGAGCTTGCATTCGTCTATTCCCGCCTGCTGGAAGACGATGATTATGCAGCTCAGGTTGTTGCAATTCTTGATCTTGATCCGGATGAGCTCGTGCAGCTTACGGGTAACAAGAAGCTGACAAAGAGATTGCAGGAGGTCTATGACCGCTCCCGCAGCCTGCGCCCTGAGTCAGATGAAGGTCCTGCCTTTTTCACTCCTCCTGCTGAAAAGGCCAGAATATCCAAAAAAGGGCCTGATCAGTTAAGCCTTGATTCCCTGATGAGTGTAAAGCCTGCTGTGAAAGAGCCTGTTTCTCCGAATGAGGACAGTTCAGGATATGATCCGGACCTCAGTTCGGTTTCTGATACCGGTGCAGCCCCCGCTTGTGACTCTAACTCCGGCACTGCTTCAGGATCCGGTGTCAATTCCAGCAGGAAATCTGTCCAGAGGAAGCCTCAAAAAACGCTTTTTGATTTCTAGTCCTTACTTTTTTATTTATTCGGTAGTTTGCCGGCCTGTTTGCTGAATGATCTTCGATCGTTGGTAGCATGCATTCTAATGCATATTTACTAATATACAGATTATAACGGATATTCTCCATTAGTTATATTATACTGGTTGCTTTTGGTTCTGATCTGCATGCGCTCATAAGAAAACCGGGCTGATGGAAAACTACTGTCTATTTAATTCATCAGTACAGGACAGTCTTAAAGTGGAGTATGAGCGGGTCGGGGAGTGGGGGTTATTGTCAAAAAGAAGATACCCCGCTCATCTAAATCTTGTATATGTTTTGTTGGTATTTATATTTAGTGGTGTTCATCATCATAATGATAATAATCACATTTGGGTACGTATGAGTTGTATGGAACTGGAAGTATAGAAACTTTTCCTGTTTTTCTGGTAATGTGGCGCGGGACATGGCAATTATTCGTTCCAGGATCAAAGAAAACTGCTAAATATCATGTATCCCTCTCCTATGTGGTGATCAAATGGTAATCGGAGTCACGATGGTAAACGTTCTGCCCGGTAAGGAGCGGGCTGCCTACAATGAACTTCACAGGATAGAAGGGATCAAGGATATCTATCATGTGTTTGGAGAATATGATTTTGTGGTTATCATCGAGGTGGAGGACCTCGGTCATCTTAATTACATCGTGGACCTGATACGTGAGACCGAGGATGTGACTGCGACCCAGACCATTGTTGGAGCCGAACTCAAGTGAGTATCCGGGTCCCTGTCTTTACATTTTTCATTTCCTGCACTTCTCAAAAAGATTCAATATTCTTTATATTTTCTACGTTATTTATTTATTACATTACTCTGATGTTCTTACCAACATTGAAAAAGGAAGACATTTTATGGCAACTCCCATTGCAGAAGAACTTGCGAAGAACCAGAAGTCCATTAGTGTTGCAGAATTCTTTGAGAAGAACCGGCAGATACTTGGATTCGATTCCGCTCCCCGCAGCCTGATAACAACGGTCAAGGAGGCTGTGGACAACTCCCTGGATGCCTGTGAAGAGTCCCAGATACTGCCTGATATCCTGCTTCACATAGAAAGGTCCGGGAAAGATAACGTTGTTGTTATCGTGGAGGATAACGGACCCGGCATAGTCAAGGAGCAGATCCCGAAGGTGTTTGCAAAGCTCCTGTACGGTTCAAGGTTCCATGCCCTCAAGCAAAGCCGCGGACAGCAGGGCATTGGTATCTCCGCATCTGTTCTCTATGCACAGCTCACTTCCGGTCATCCTGCAAAGATCATTTCCAAGATCGGGCCCGGAAAGCCTGCCCATTATTACGAGCTCATGATTAACACCAGCACCAACGAGCCTGAGATCCTCAGGGACGAGGTCGTTGACTGGGACCGTCCCCATGGCACCCGTATAGAGCTGGAGATGGAAGCAGCCTACGTCAAGGGCAGAAGGCAGTCCATCTATGAATATCTCAAAGCCACCGCAATTGTGAACCCTCATGCGAGGGTCACTCTTTTCGAACCGGACGGAAATGAGGTGATCTTTGAGAGGGCAACCGACAAGATGCCTGTTCTTGCAAACGAGATACTTCCGCATCCACATGGAATCGAGCTAGGGACCCTTATGAAGATGCTGCGCTACACCGAACGCCAGAAGCTCTCTCCTTTCCTGCGTTATTCCTTCTCAAAGATAGGCCACCTCACCGCGGAAGAGATATGCAAGGCCTCGGGACTTGACCCGGAACTGGACCCTCATGAACTTAACCGTGACCAGGCGAAGAAGCTGCTGGATGCATTCTCCAGGGTGAAGATCATGGCACCTCCGACGGATTGCCTCTCTCCGATCGGCGAGGATCTCATCTACAAGGGGCTTGAGAAAGAGTTCAGCGTGGATTTCATCGCCACGACCACGCGTGCGCCCTCTGTCTTTTCCGGTAACCCGTTTGTGGTGGAGGTAGGCATCGCATACGGCGGCGATCTCCATAAGGACGACCGCATAGAGATAATGCGCTTTGCCAACAGGGTCCCCCTGCTCTACCAGCAGGGTGGGTGCGTCACTACGCATGCGATCGAATCCATTAAATGGAAGCAGTACGGTCTGAACCAGCCGGGAGGGGGTCTTCCCAGCGGCCCTGTGGTTATACTCATCCACGTGGCATCCACCAATGTTCCCTTCACATCCGAATCCAAGGATGCCATAGCCGATATTCCTGAGATCCAGGAGGAGATCGGGCTTGCTGTGAAAGAAGTGTCAAGAAAGCTCAGCAGGTATCTCAGCAAGCAGGACACCCTTAAGAAACGCCGCGAGAAGGAGATAATCATCACCAAGGTCCTGCCCAAGATGGCCCAGAAACTTGCACAGACCCTCAACAGGGAAACCCCTGACATAGGCCCGGTTGTTGCAAAGGTAATGGGCAACCTCCTGGTTCACAGGGTAGTGGAAAGCGATGGCAACGGCGGCGTGAATGTCGCGATCAAGGTGAAGAATTTCTCTGCAAGGAAATATGATTTCAAGGTGCATGACATGCTCCCTTTTAAAATAGAAGGCCCGGTACCCCAGCCTAAAGTAATAACTATGGGAAACGATTACGATTACATATGGGATGTAAGCATCGCCCCGGGAGCTTCCAAGGTACTAAAATATTCCGTGGCAACCCTGGGTGAAAAAGAAGTCTCCAAGCTGCCCGTGCTTATCGTGGAGGGTCTTGACGAGGAACTTGTAACGGGTTCAAAGGCCATAAGGGGGGTGAACTGAATGGCTGAACAAAGGTCCGAACAGAAAAAAGAATACGATGCTATAGCAAGTAATCGCCTGCTGGGGCTTGCCGAGGAGCTCTACAACCAGTTCCTTGACGAGACCATTCCCAACGTGAACTTGCCAACACGTACCAAAAAGAATATTGAGTACAGCGATGAGAGCGATGTATGGGTATACGGGGACCGTGAGACCGAAAGGAGCGCCAAGACCGTCAAAGGGGCTTTCCAGCTTCTCAAGACCACGCATGTGGTGGACTTCCTTGTGAACAACCACCTGAAGGAAAATCGCGGGTCCACATTAAGAGAATTATATTACATCTCCGAGAACTGGGACATCGCAAAGTTCCGCGAACAGCCGGAGAGTGACAGGCTTATCGAAGACCTTGAGATCATATCCGGTCTGCAGAGGGAGTACTTCCACATGCGCCCTGAAGAGGACGGTGCCACTATGTTCGGCCCGGTACGCATACGGGAGGATACGAAAAGGGGTAACAGGGAAATCCACTGTCAGGAAGATATTGGTGAGAGCGGCTACCAGATCCCCTTCAATGTAGAGAATATCAATTTCCTGGACCATGATGCCAAGTTCATAATAGCCGTTGAGACTGGTGGAATGTACGCAAGGCTGATAGAGAACGGTTTTGATGAGAAATACGATGCGGTGCTTGTTCATCTGAAGGGACAGCCTGCCAGGTCCACAAGGCGCATAATCAAGCGCATGAATGAAGAGCTCAAATTGCCTGTAGTGGTATTCACTGACGGTGACCCCTGGTCGTATCGCATATTCGCTTCTGTTGCCTATGGTGCGATCAAGAGCGCTCACCTCTCGGAACACATGGCCACACCAGGCGCACAGTTCATAGGTGTGCAGCCCTCGGATATCGTGGAGTACGAGCTTTCCACTGACAAGCTTACCGATAAGGACGTTGCTGCACTCCGGAGCGAACTCACGGACCCCCGTTTTGAGAGCGATTACTGGAAGGAACAGATAAACCTGCAGCTTGAGATCAATAAGAAGGCTGAGCAGCAGGCGTTTGCGGGAAAGGGCCTGGACTTCGTCACAGATACCTATCTGCCCAACAGGCTCACGGAACTTGGGATAATCTGAGGTTCACCCCTCAGACACTTTTTTTGGCCTGAAGTGCCTGCAGATAGCAGTTGCTGATACGGCCGTTCCTCTGGAATCGTGGTGCCTGCAGACATTCCTTTGCTGGAAAGTACAGACGGCGCAGCAATACACATGCCTGTTAAGTTTGTCCTCGATCGCTTTCTCTTTTATCAGGTCCTCACCAAAGCCTTTGTAGTATTTTATGTCGCTGTGGCTGCACTTCATTGCATGGGACAGAAGGGTCCTGACACCCGGCGGCTGCCAGTCGGTATATATTTCGTTGACCGGAACTTTTGCAGGTTCGACATATATGTTCTTCACTCCAGTTCTTACTTTTGTGTCCGTGGAGCCCAGCAGTTGCTCTTCCAGCCTCTTCAGCTTGTCATTCCCGGGGTCAGACCTGAGCCCCTTCCTGACAAAGTTCAGCGCCGCTTCGTTCTTACCCAGGTGCTTCAATGCAAGGCTTTTATTGTACAGTACGGCAGCAGGATCCGGTATCATATTACCTGCATTCCCCGCCAGAGTACCTGAGGTGTTCAGCAGTCGGTCATAGCAGCCGATGGCCTTCTCAAACTCTCCCTTCCGGTGGTAGAGCATACCTTTCTGATTAAGTGCCACAGCATCATACGGGTTAAGTTCCAGCGCCAGCGTGAAGTAATGCATCTTGCGGTCCGGGTCTGTTTCGCGCAGGCCCTGGGCGGTCCACCTGTGTGAGGCTGACTTTTCTTCTCTGCTCATTGCTGTTCGAATTCCTTGGATCTTATTTTACCCTTTGCACAGGCAAATAAACATGTTTATATATTTAGTACCCGAATTCCGGCTTATGTTCCTTAATGAAACCATTCCTCGCTATGTCGGCGCTCTCATAGGGCCTCAGAGAGGGGTATTTGAGTCGGATATGGCCATGGCAGTCAGCATACTTGTTGCTTCTGTTGTACTCGCTTTCATAGCCGACCTGCTCTTCGGGAAAGTGCTCCTGCACTACACATGCAAGACCCGTTATGAATGTGATAATCTTATTGTGGCAGCTGTCAGGAAGCCCATCTATTATACTTTTATCATTTTCGGATTCTTTGTTGCGGCGGAGATCGTATACCCGGAGAATGATGTAGTGGAGTTCATTTCAGGTATCTTTTTCACCTTGCTGGGCATTGTATGGGTTATTTCCTTATTACAGATCAACAAGATTCTTTTCAAGCATGTCTTTACTCACCTTGTGAAAAGAACAGATACCACGATGGATGACGAGCTGCTACCTCTTTTCAAGAACCTGGTCAGTGTGCTTATCATCTTCTTCGGGTTCCTTGCCATACTGAGGGGTGTGTGGGACCTTAACGTCACGCCTCTCTTTGCCTCTGCCGGTCTGGCTGGCCTTGCGCTGGCCTTTGCGGCCCAGGACTCTATCTCTCAGCTATTTGGGGGTGTCTCCATATATTTTGACCAGCCTTTCAAGATTGGTGACCGGATAGAAATAGACGGTGGAGAGATAGGCATTGTTCAGGAGATAGGAATACGCAGTACACGGCTCATCAACATGTATAACAATATGATAGTCATTCCCAACAATATCATT
Proteins encoded:
- the ilvD gene encoding dihydroxy-acid dehydratase — encoded protein: MRSDKTKKGFERAPNRSLLKATGLTDSEMEKPFIAVVNSWNELIPGHIHLDKVAEAVKAGIRTAGGVPFEFHTIGICDGIAMGHEGMKYSLPSREAIEDSIELVLQGHQLDGMVMITACDKITPGHLMAAGNLNIPAIVVTGGPMAPGYVDDGYRDLISVFEGVGECQASKLSEEKLKLLEDCSCSGAGSCAGMYTANTMACMTEALGLSLPGCATAHAVDAKKIRIAKESGERIVSMVHENLTPRKLVTPESFENAIMVDLAIGGSTNTTLHLPAVAHAFGLQLTLDTFDRLSRTTPHIISLKPGGVHYMLDFERAGGIQAIMQRLRSKLHLDQMTVNGKTVGENIDELCIVNPKLHAEVISTLEAPIHKEGGIAVLKGSLAPDGAVVKQAAVSPKMLKHRGPARVFNSEEDAMQAILKGNIVSGDVVVIRYEGPKGGPGMREMLSPTSAIAGMGLIESVALVTDGRFSGGTRGPCIGHVSPEAQEGGPIGLVHEGDIIEIDIPERKLDLKVSPEELARRKATFVPLEKPVTGYLARYRRFVSSASKGAIIE
- a CDS encoding thymidylate synthase gives rise to the protein MEAVLIKAKSISSAWSQLIYEIYQKGELHKPDYKSTTKRVHATIYIEDVNNNQVNQAVPFGENLITKYKEELTEEYADWYISLPEDDKRKFDYCYAKQLFRYGKAAYDTLNTNVANMRPGSRRHVGVLWENEVHIPKFEDQPCWIAYKVELLDEKQVRLYILYRSWDAFGGFPANIPAIVEGFKKVFREQNLPYEISSLIATGWDTHIYEADLQAVEKIFRTNELCPLCRCITPKHSFIQTTRGRACPDCKKKM
- the mtxX gene encoding methanogenesis marker protein Mmp4/MtxX, with translation MGPEKTGDLLGVIEQRALQNRARVAIGVRDPTSKMLKSAKDAHDAGYAHVVLVGDKREIESIGTDLEIVGTNEPEIVLGDLLKSGYVDAAVRGTAKASGTLSHLKRILDQDKLHRIALLKTSEGKPFFIAPVGIDEGNDLADKIAFIRLGVEHIRRFGIEPVVGVLSGGRMGDLGRDPRVDQTLAEGDFIVNRIREEGISAKHYTILIEDAIKEANFILAPDGISGNLIFRTLVFLGGGDGMGAPVLMDRHVFVDTSRVGGHYTKAIMLASALVGRN
- a CDS encoding replication factor C large subunit, with the translated sequence MTVQMEWAEKYRPGTLSDVVGHKKPIEDLRKWGDSWVHGTPEVKAVILHGQAGIGKTSSAHAMAADYGWEVIELNASDQRTAGVIEKVAGSASQMRTLTGMSGRRLIILDEADNLHGTSDSGGARAIIDVIKNTSQPIILIANDIYGISSTLRALCLEIKFPAIQARSMIPALREIAKAEGLVCGVGMLEKIAENADGDFRSAVNDLQAVSMGRTEIRLEDISTAERDNKESVFRVVGKIFRGKSVKSALEASYTLDETPEDLIQWIDENLPQQYKDKDEEKITPDIVEAYGYLSRADRFLGRVRRRQNYRMWRYASMLMTGGTVVSKSRLRGGGFEKYQPPSLWRRMGQIRSRRNMRDNIASKIGAHSHESMRYSRTELAFVYSRLLEDDDYAAQVVAILDLDPDELVQLTGNKKLTKRLQEVYDRSRSLRPESDEGPAFFTPPAEKARISKKGPDQLSLDSLMSVKPAVKEPVSPNEDSSGYDPDLSSVSDTGAAPACDSNSGTASGSGVNSSRKSVQRKPQKTLFDF
- a CDS encoding Lrp/AsnC ligand binding domain-containing protein; amino-acid sequence: MVIGVTMVNVLPGKERAAYNELHRIEGIKDIYHVFGEYDFVVIIEVEDLGHLNYIVDLIRETEDVTATQTIVGAELK